A stretch of Podospora bellae-mahoneyi strain CBS 112042 chromosome 5, whole genome shotgun sequence DNA encodes these proteins:
- a CDS encoding hypothetical protein (EggNog:ENOG503NVA8; COG:S), which produces MPPKKEPVISAFERKRLENIAANNAILSGISATADKIIPSKATPTKTKAKKSTPRKREPTKVAHQPATRRSTRLAGVDADNDTLKRKFEVEVEAAAEKAKAKKLRVNGDLQLGDISVEGRKWEGGVDGLGLLKGLSVRGAQPGVKTFDEDDVEETSDENLKELRLRMRNLKMYDKWPVADIKIVPQRIYSMGFHPTEDKPIIFAGDKEGAMGIFDASQEPIKTEDDEDEESYSDPVISAFKTHARTITSFQFSSVDANAVYTSSYDSSIRKLDLDKGVSTQVFAPVDAGVELPISAMDIPSTDPNTIVFSTLNGQLGRHDIRTKPADAEIWHLVDPKIGGFSLHPLQPHLVAAASLDRTLKIWDLRKIQGTGDMRKPVLLGEHESRLSVSHASWSSAGHIATSSYDDTIKIYSFPDAGSWKAGVELFDDQMEPVHKIAHNNQTGRWVTILKPQWQKSPFDGIQKFAIGNMNRFVDIYAANGEQLAQLDGDGITAVPAVAHFHPTLEWVAGGNASGKLCLWM; this is translated from the exons ATGCCCCCTAAGAAGGAGCCCGTCATCAGTGCCTTTGAGCGGAAGCGTTTGGAGAATATTGCGGCGAACAATGCGATCCTCAGTGGGATATCAGCGACGGCTGATAAGATCATCCCTTCGAAAGCGACACCCACGAAAACCAAGGCGAAAAAATCTACGCCACGTAAACGCGAACCGACCAAAGTCGCCCACCAGCCCGccacaagaagaagcacgCGCTTAGCTGGTGTCGACGCTGACAACGACACCCTTAAGCGCAAGTttgaggtcgaggtcgaggccgCGGCTGAGAAGGCGAAAGCCAAGAAGCTCCGAGTCAACGGAGACTTGCAGCTAGGAGACATTTCGGTAGAGGGGCGCAAATGGGAAGGCGGTGTTGACGGACTCGGGCTGCTCAAGGGCTTGTCAGTTCGCGGTGCCCAACCTGGTGTCAAAACCTTTGACGAAgacgatgtcgaggagaCTTCAGATGAGAATCTCAAGGAGCTGAGACTGCGCATGCGCAATCTCAAGATGTACGATAAATGGCCAGTTGCCG ACATTAAGATTGTTCCGCAGCGCATCTACTCAATGGGCTTCCATCCAACAGAGGACAAACCGATCATCTTTGCCGGTGATAAGGAAGGGGCCATGGGTATCTTCGATGCGTCCCAAGAGCCGATCAAGACcgaagatgacgaagacgaagaaagCTACTCTGACCCCGTGATATCAGCATTCAAGACGCACGCTCGCACCATTACCTCTTTTCAATTTTCCTCCGTCGATGCCAATGCCGTCTACACATCCTCTTACGATTCCTCCATCCGCAAGCTCGACTTGGACAAGGGGGTATCCACTCAGGTTTTTGCCCCGGTCGATGCAGGCGTGGAGCTTCCCATCAGTGCAATGGACATACCATCGACGGACCCTAACACGATTGTATTCTCGACGCTAAATGGTCAGCTTGGACGCCATGACATCCGGACCAAGCCGGCGGATGCTGAGATCTGGCATCTCGTGGATCCTAAAATCGGAGGGTTTTCTTTACATCCTCTACAGCCTCACCTTGTGGCTGCCGCATCGCTCGACCGCACTTTAAAGATCTGGGACTTGCGGAAAATACAAGGGACGGGGGATATGCGAAAGCCCGTCTTGCTGGGAGAGCATGAGTCCCGCTTGTCTGTCTCACATGCTAGCTGGAGCAGCGCCGGCCATATTGCGACGTCTAGCTACGATGATACCATCAAGATCTACTCTTTCCCTGATGCGGGCTCCTGGAAAGCAGGCGTCGAGCTTTTTGACGACCAGATGGAACCAGTGCACAAGATTGCCCATAACAACCAAACTGGACGCTGGGTAACCATCTTGAAGCCTCAGTGGCAGAAGAGCCCATTTGACGGGATTCAAAAGTTCGCCATTGGCAACATGAACCGGTTCGTGGACATTTATGCGGCGAACGGAGAGCAACTGGCACAGCTGGACGGCGATGGCATCACGGCTGTGCCGGCTGTAGCGCATTTTCACCCTACATTGGAATGGGTTGCGGGCGGTAATGCCAGCGGCAAGCTGTGCCTGTGGATGTAG